A single region of the Chloroflexota bacterium genome encodes:
- a CDS encoding tyrosine-type recombinase/integrase has product MAGNTDLTTLIEGFRLFCLAEGKQVTTMRWYMGKLKVFVNYLQAQNLPTSATEITTTHLRAFLVHLRENVKADENNPMKPTQDKQLSPKTIQGYARTLKVFFSWLAREGYLRDDLGRLLKIPSAPKVIVETLSDSQIKQLLSTVDCRTPRGFRDYCIILVLLDTGVRLSELVNLQLKDLDLERGVFKVMGKGAKERLVPFGAKVKTALWKYVHKFRPEPFHPNIGNLFLQSNGQPLTSDQVYRLIRNYARTAGIEGVRCSPHTLRHTFAKNFLINGGDLFTLQKILGHSSLDVVRIYVELTSEEVQVQHRRYSPVDWLKLKV; this is encoded by the coding sequence ATGGCTGGAAATACCGATCTGACTACCCTTATCGAGGGATTTCGTCTCTTTTGCTTGGCTGAGGGCAAGCAAGTCACCACTATGCGCTGGTATATGGGAAAGCTTAAGGTTTTCGTGAACTACCTCCAGGCCCAGAACTTGCCAACCAGCGCTACTGAAATCACCACTACCCACCTGCGAGCTTTCCTCGTCCACCTGAGGGAGAACGTTAAGGCTGATGAGAACAATCCCATGAAACCAACACAAGACAAGCAACTCTCCCCTAAAACCATACAAGGCTATGCCCGCACACTGAAGGTTTTCTTCTCGTGGCTCGCTCGGGAAGGCTACCTCCGTGATGATTTGGGAAGGTTGCTTAAGATCCCCAGCGCACCAAAGGTGATCGTTGAAACCCTGAGCGACTCACAGATCAAGCAGCTGTTGTCAACCGTTGATTGCAGGACCCCGAGGGGATTCAGAGATTACTGCATCATCCTGGTCCTTCTGGACACCGGAGTCAGGCTGTCGGAGCTAGTCAACCTTCAGCTCAAAGACCTCGACCTGGAAAGAGGAGTCTTCAAGGTGATGGGGAAAGGTGCCAAAGAAAGGCTGGTACCCTTCGGCGCAAAAGTCAAGACGGCACTCTGGAAATACGTTCACAAGTTCCGACCCGAGCCATTCCATCCGAACATCGGCAATCTGTTCCTTCAATCCAACGGCCAACCCCTGACCTCTGATCAAGTATACCGGCTAATCAGGAATTACGCTCGCACGGCAGGAATTGAGGGTGTAAGATGCTCGCCGCATACGCTCCGCCATACTTTCGCTAAGAACTTCCTCATAAACGGTGGTGACCTGTTCACTTTGCAGAAGATCCTGGGTCACTCCAGCCTGGATGTCGTGAGAATATATGTGGAGCTGACCTCTGAAGAGGTGCAGGTTCAACACCGGCGATACAGCCCGGTGGACTGGCTGAAATTAAAGGTCTGA
- a CDS encoding tyrosine-type recombinase/integrase, translating into MGKVQRVRPGVRVRAEGAWAVSLSRAGNSVETLVRNYLLCCQIEGKSPRTIRWYRQKLEYFLVFLRNQGQSARVEEITVQEIRRFVHHLQTQVKVGENNPRRCTGDRALSSHTVAGYVKTLKAFFSWAVMEGLLTDNPMRHIKTPKIATVAMPFFTDQEVSRLLTTIRKPTAQGKRNYAMLHVLLDTGVRVSELVNLQMKNLCIDGGYFKVLGKGNKERIVPLGRSSCRTLLDYVHRYRPTPALSSIDNVFLTRAGYPLTSDYVYKIIAQACREAGIHGKRLGPHTCRHTFARNFLLNGGDLLTLQRILGHSSLEVVKLYVNLDTKDLLAQQWKYSPMDVFRARLATCSDL; encoded by the coding sequence ATGGGCAAGGTTCAAAGAGTGCGTCCTGGGGTTCGGGTGCGGGCTGAAGGCGCCTGGGCAGTAAGCCTCTCAAGGGCGGGCAATTCCGTCGAAACACTGGTCAGAAACTATCTTCTTTGTTGTCAGATCGAGGGCAAAAGCCCGAGGACGATACGCTGGTATCGGCAGAAGTTGGAGTACTTCTTGGTCTTTCTGAGAAACCAAGGCCAATCCGCGCGGGTGGAGGAAATCACTGTGCAGGAGATCAGGCGGTTTGTTCATCACTTACAAACCCAGGTCAAGGTCGGCGAGAATAACCCACGACGCTGTACCGGAGACAGAGCATTGTCTTCGCACACAGTGGCCGGCTATGTGAAAACGCTGAAGGCTTTCTTCTCTTGGGCGGTCATGGAAGGTCTCCTGACTGACAATCCGATGAGGCACATCAAGACGCCGAAGATAGCGACCGTGGCGATGCCATTCTTCACCGATCAGGAGGTGAGCAGGCTTCTGACCACGATAAGAAAACCTACCGCCCAAGGGAAGCGGAACTACGCCATGCTGCACGTACTCCTGGATACCGGTGTGCGTGTCTCTGAACTGGTCAATCTGCAAATGAAGAACCTCTGTATAGACGGTGGATATTTCAAGGTCCTCGGTAAGGGCAACAAGGAGCGCATAGTTCCTCTGGGCAGAAGTAGTTGCAGGACGCTACTCGACTATGTGCACAGGTACAGGCCGACGCCCGCCCTGAGCAGCATTGATAATGTCTTTCTGACCAGGGCCGGATACCCGTTAACGTCTGACTACGTCTATAAGATCATCGCCCAGGCGTGCAGGGAAGCGGGGATCCACGGAAAGCGGCTGGGCCCCCACACCTGTAGGCACACCTTCGCCCGAAACTTTCTCCTTAATGGAGGAGATCTGCTTACCCTGCAGCGCATCCTTGGTCACTCCAGCCTAGAAGTAGTGAAACTCTATGTCAATCTCGACACGAAGGATCTCCTCGCCCAACAGTGGAAATACAGCCCAATGGATGTTTTCAGGGCCAGACTGGCTACCTGCTCAGACCTTTAA